The genome window CTTGCAGGCACTTCGACAGTTGCTTCAGGAAAGGTGTTTTTTATCATCGCCTGAAAACGTGCTGCTTTGACCTCTGTCATTCTGCCTTTTTTTACAAGATTGCGGGTAGCACCATCTAGAATTTCTTGTGAAAAGTGAACGCAGTACAACTCAGCCTCAGCAGCACGCAGCAGCGTATCGCATAAAGGCATAGGGAAAATAACGCAGGAATCTAAAACAACCGAAGGAACTTCCATACTACTTAACTCGCATCCGATACAGATTCTTCGTAAAAACCTTCATCTTGAAGAAATTGAGTTAGTTCCTTAAGTCCTTGGCGGCGCTGAATTTTCCGCTGTTCCTTGTAGGTCATTAAATCTTGGAAAAGTATGCGTCGGTGCGAACCAACTTTGATGTAGGGAATTTCGCCTTTTTCCAGTAACTTGACGAGAAAGGGTCGCGATACATTCAGGATATCCGCAGCTTCTTGCGTGGTGATTTCGCGATTGTGAGGCACTAGGGAAATAGCTTGACCGGATGCCATTGCGCGCACAACTTGACCGAGTAAATTGTAAACCGATCGCGG of Oscillatoria nigro-viridis PCC 7112 contains these proteins:
- a CDS encoding helix-turn-helix domain-containing protein, translating into MLKQKASPKSVLIPEQEQEAIAKLDQILSLESAQPKLVGSNGEEIIIPRSVYNLLGQVVRAMASGQAISLVPHNREITTQEAADILNVSRPFLVKLLEKGEIPYIKVGSHRRILFQDLMTYKEQRKIQRRQGLKELTQFLQDEGFYEESVSDAS